From a region of the Thermomicrobium roseum DSM 5159 genome:
- a CDS encoding metal-sulfur cluster assembly factor: MAKFTEDDVRERLKQVIDPELGVDVVNLGLIYGIDLIDREDGKTDVLITMTLTTFGCPLGPILTEEVNYALRDLPDLGNVEVNLVWSPPWTPDMMSEEAKDALGIW; encoded by the coding sequence ATGGCGAAGTTCACCGAAGATGATGTCCGCGAGCGTCTGAAGCAGGTCATCGACCCTGAGCTCGGCGTCGATGTGGTGAACCTGGGATTGATCTATGGCATCGATCTCATCGACCGGGAGGACGGCAAGACGGACGTACTGATCACGATGACGTTGACCACATTCGGCTGCCCTCTGGGGCCGATCCTGACCGAGGAGGTGAATTACGCACTCCGCGATCTCCCCGATCTCGGCAACGTGGAGGTCAATCTCGTCTGGAGCCCGCCCTGGACACCGGACATGATGAGCGAAGAGGCAAAAGACGCCTTGGGGATCTGGTGA
- the sufU gene encoding Fe-S cluster assembly sulfur transfer protein SufU, with amino-acid sequence MAELYREHILDHYQHPRNYGTLERPDRTFEDSNPLCGDRIRIDLKLENDRIADIRFTGRGCAISQAAASILTEMVKGKTLEEVKQLGAQDLLEELGVPISPARRKCALLSLKVLKAAAYGLNEWPT; translated from the coding sequence GTGGCCGAACTTTACCGCGAGCACATCCTGGACCATTACCAGCATCCCCGGAACTACGGGACCCTGGAACGACCGGACCGCACTTTCGAGGATTCCAATCCGCTGTGCGGTGATCGGATCCGCATCGATCTCAAGCTGGAGAACGACCGGATCGCCGACATTCGCTTTACCGGCCGTGGTTGCGCGATCAGTCAGGCTGCGGCGTCGATCTTGACCGAAATGGTGAAAGGGAAAACGCTCGAGGAGGTCAAACAGCTGGGAGCTCAGGATCTTCTCGAAGAGCTCGGTGTCCCCATCAGTCCGGCGCGGCGCAAGTGCGCTCTGCTCAGCCTGAAAGTACTCAAAGCAGCCGCCTATGGCCTCAACGAATGGCCGACGTGA